The genomic window GACCCTCTGGCGGATATTGATGTCGGTATAGTTTTCTCATATGACATCAATGATGTTGACGGCAGATATAGATTGTATGGTGATATTTATAATGACCTTGTAGAAATATTTCCGAGATTGGATTTGGTTTTTTTGCAGGAGAAACATTCGGTATTTCAGACAGAGGCTATTTTAGGCATGTATATACGCTGAATCTGGATATGGGAATTGGCATTTAATAAATAAAATATTATTCTGGAGGAGATTAAAAATGATATTGACGACAACCCCTGGTGTTGAAGGAAAGAAAATCGTGGAGTATAAGGGGATAGTTTTCGGAGAGGTGATCTCAGGAGTGAACTTTATTAAGATTTTGCCGCAGGTCTTTCAAACATTTTTGGCGGCCGGTCAAAGTCCTATGAGGGAGAGCTGCTCGAAGCCAGAGAAGCGGCATTGAAAGAAATGGAGGCCAGAGCGGCATCTCTCGGAGCCAATGCTGTAATCGGCGTGGATGTTGACTATGAGGTGCTGGGGCAAAATGGCAACATGCTCATGGTGACTGCATCCGGCACGGCGGTGGTAATTGAGTAAATTAATGCAGTATGAGGGGAAATGAAAATATCAATATAAAGTTTAAGTTTAACGAGAGTTGTTGATGAACAGTTTTTGAAAAGATATAATGTAAGTGTAGGTGATTAACGTTTATTTGAGAATCAAAAGTGATAATAAAGCTTAATATGCGAGGTGGTAAAAGTGATAAATTCTCAGATAAAGGAAAATATACTCAGAGATTTAAATAAATTACCAATCGAACTACAAAAAAAGGTTTATGATTTTATCAACGCATTATTATTAACATTACCCAAGGGTAATTCTCCAAAAAACGTGTTATCGTTTTCGGGAATTATGAACAAGCAGGATGCAAAAGAGATCAGCACAATAATTGAGGAAGGTTGCGAAAAAATAGATGAAGATGAATGGTAGGATATTGCTTGATACTAATATTGTAATTGCAGTTTTTTCTGGAGAAGAAAGCATTCAGCGTTACATTGAAAAAGCTAATGAAATTTTTATTCCTGTTATTGTGATAGGTGAACTTTATTTTGGCGCCTATAATTCAATGAATATGGAACGCAATATCGAAAAAATTGACGCTTTGTTGCTAACTCAACTATTCTTAGTTGTGATGCTTATACAGCAAAAATATATGGTAAAATAAAAGGCGATTTGAAGAAAAAAGGTAAACCTATACCAGAAAATGATATATGGATAGCTGCTTTGGCTGATCAGTATGGTCTATTATTAGTAACTAAAGACTCGCATTTTAAAAATATTGATGATTTTTCTGTAGAACTATTGTAAAGATTTTATGAAGGAAATATATTGTAGCCCATTCCCAAGCAATGCCAATGCACGTAATTATAATGAAAGAGCAAATAATGCTATAAGATTAATAAGGAAAGTTATGGGAAACAGCCTGGAGTAATATTTCTCTGACTAGAAAAGATAAAAAATTACCTGGGGAATTTGAAATATAAATTGCAATTTTTCTTATAAGAAAGCGGAAATTACTGACGATACCCAGATGACTTTATTCACTGCCGAGGGTTTGCTTCGGGCTGAAAGCGGAGGCAGGAAAAAAGGCATTTGTCATATCCCCTCTGTTGTCTATAACGCATATATTAGGTGGTTGCATACTCAGGGTTATCCTAAAAACAAGGATCACGACCCGATTTATGATGGATGGCTTATAGGGGAAAAAGAACTTTATGCCCGAAGAGGGCCGGGGAATACATGCCT from Biomaibacter acetigenes includes these protein-coding regions:
- a CDS encoding ADP-ribosylglycohydrolase family protein, producing the protein MNCNFSYKKAEITDDTQMTLFTAEGLLRAESGGRKKGICHIPSVVYNAYIRWLHTQGYPKNKDHDPIYDGWLIGEKELYARRGPGNTCLSALLSGKMGTMERPINNSKGCGGVMRVAPVGLLYGKDEAFVISI